Proteins from a genomic interval of Lycium ferocissimum isolate CSIRO_LF1 chromosome 2, AGI_CSIRO_Lferr_CH_V1, whole genome shotgun sequence:
- the LOC132046041 gene encoding uncharacterized protein LOC132046041 yields the protein MANNLILWLKVVLISIGAVSLAMLAKASIPLVFYELQTIWNAVIAWLVINGIIVIIAATSRSSNHKEYSSSNDQYQPLITARTPPQSDFIAITQPEIHSVQSEVKVFEADQRLPVYEPEVFEVKPMVVNGSVMAVNYEDKYVNDRHEPDESDEVVISEYVVAPLPETETKNELLLLPATEKPLVSSRFGNRKPAVKMSAQGVKSVRSKKPETLDDTWKMITEGRHVQLTRPHMKKSDTFHYGRHVTVDDEALEEIENSTTFQPPQHHRQRHVLKSETFKDRTNYHSQSPVKIQKDPSLSSDELNRRVEAFIKKVNEDMRLQRQQSMQQYMEMINRGV from the exons ATGGCGAACAATTTAATTCTATGGCTTAAGGTTGTGCTAATATCAATTGGTGCAGTTTCCTTAGCGATGTTAGCAAAAGCTTCTATTCCATTGGTTTTTTACGAGCTCCAAACAATTTGGAATGCTGTTATAGCTTGGCTTGTGATCAATggtatcatcgtcatcatcgcTGCCACTTCTCGCTCCTCAAACCATAAGGAGTACTCGAGTTCCAACGATCAATACCAGCCCTTGATTACTGCTAGAACACCTCCACAGTCTGATTTTATAGCGATTACACAACCCGAGATTCACTCAGTCCAAAGTGAAGTGAAGGTTTTTGAGGCTGATCAGCGTCTGCCTGTGTATGAACCGGAGGTGTTTGAGGTGAAGCCTATGGTGGTGAACGGCTCTGTTATGGCTGTGAATTATGAAGATAAATATGTGAATGATCGTCATGAGCCTGATGAAAGTGATGAGGTTGTGATTTCGGAATATGTAGTGGCTCCGTTGCCGGAAACTGAAACTAAAAATGAGCTTCTTTTACTGCCGGCGACGGAGAAACCACTGGTTTCTTCCAGGTTCGGTAACCGGAAACCGGCTGTGAAAATGAGTGCACAAG GGGTGAAGTCAGTGAGGTCAAAAAAGCCAGAGACATTAGATGACACATGGAAGATGATAACAGAGGGTCGTCACGTGCAACTCACGAGGCCACATATGAAGAAATCAGACACCTTTCACTACGGGCGTCACGTGACAGTGGATGACGAAGCTCTTGAGGAAATCGAGAATTCCACCACCTTTCAGCCACCGCAGCACCACCGCCAGAGGCACGTGCTCAAGTCGGAGACGTTTAAGGACCGAACAAACTACCACTCGCAGTCACCGGTGAAGATTCAAAAGGATCCGTCGTTGAGTTCAGACGAGTTGAATAGGCGAGTGGAGGCATTTATCAAAAAGGTTAATGAAGATATGAGATTACAGAGGCAACAGTCGATGCAGCAGTACATGGAGATGATTAACCGTGGAGTCTAA
- the LOC132047775 gene encoding uncharacterized protein LOC132047775 — translation MGVSVYVELKRENSVFGMYPLCVSITDNDVEEIAIGECVFREDVLQLGYNDNLEDMDVYDSNELNPSNCGKAYTQDEFDKLMEKIENIDIQVEASTEYVYMVNDGPRRFIIDLKKKTCSCRMFQMDEIPCSHAWAVLKSKNLTADAYCSDLFKPSTVVNTYDVPIDPLPDERE, via the exons ATGGGAGTTAGTGTGTACGTTGAGCTTAAGAGGGAAAACAGTGTTTTCGGGATGTATCCATTGTGCGTTAGTATTACAGATAATGACGTTGAGGAGATTGCAATTGGTGAGTGTGTTTTTAGAGAGGATGTGCTTCAACTTGGATACAATGATAATTTGGAGGATATGGATGTGTATGATTCTAATGAATTGAATCCGTCAAATTGTGGAAAG GCATACACACAGGATGAGTTCGATAAATTGATGGAAAAGATTGAGAATATTGATATTCAG GTTGAAGCATCAACTGAATATGTTTACATGGTGAATGATGGACCGAGGCGTTTTATAAttgatttgaagaagaaaacttGCAGTTGCAGGATGTTCCAAATGGACGAAATACCATGCTCACATGCCTGGGCTGTATTAAAGAGTAAAAATCTAACGGCTGATGCATATTGCTCAGACTTATTCAAGCCAAGTACAGTGGTGAATACGTATGATGTGCCGATTGATCCACTTCCCGACGAGAGAGAGTAG